A window of Amaranthus tricolor cultivar Red isolate AtriRed21 chromosome 8, ASM2621246v1, whole genome shotgun sequence genomic DNA:
TCAAATTAATGAATAATTCACAAATTACCAAATTTCTACCTGAGTTTAGCCAATTAAATAATTCTAAGATTGGCAATTTTCATACTCTTACGCCATTGTTGTAGAACTTAAACCATTACAAagagtgggggaaaatcataaATCACAGATCACAGATCACAGATCACATGGCTCAGAAGATTAGATTCCCAATCTTCTCACCACGTGTCCGTGAATTACACGGCAAGGAGGCCATGATGAAGTCTTTTCAAGTTAAAGAGTACCAAATTTACTCCCCTCTTTCTTTTAATTCCTCCATTTTATTGGATTATGAAttcatcaatcatcaaaacCCAGATCGATATGAGAAGGAAATGGGAAGTTAACAAAACGACGgcaaaaagaaaacaacaaaaagaCCACATATTCCCAAAATAAATTCTCTGCAGTAATAGCAGCAAATATTAAGCAGCAGGAAAGGGAAAAAAAGGAAACccagaaataaaataaatcaatgctCAATGTTGATCTCTCTCACAAAAggttaaaatcaataaaactgACTTCGTCCGATCGTACCCACCTACATAGATATTAGATATAACAGAAAATTGAGTGTATTTTCTGCTGTCAATGATTCAGAACCCCCTTTTTTGGAGGCcgaaaaattacaaatataaatttaaataccCACAAacgaaattataaatttataacaataatCATTTTGCGTAAATATTGGGgagtttatttttcttttgtagtgagTTTTGTACTTGGGATAAACTGACTTCTCTCAGAGACTCAGAGAATTGGTACCACTACTACTACTGAAGAGTGAAGATACAAAAGGAGACAGAATGTACAATCAACTAGCACTATTACTACTACTTTCTTCTCTAATCTTGTTGATAGCCAGTGTAATCTTCTTCTTCCCCGACGACAAAAATAATTCAACCAAGAAAACTACCTCTTTTTTGGGAGGAAATTAGATCAACagtgaaaagaagaaaaaaaaactaacattTAAATTACTTGACAAATTTAGCAGCTAAATTTTGTGGAAGAATTTGATGATTCATCTTTCATGGCTTTATTGGAACCCATTCATAACGACCTTCTAATGGTGCATCGTTCTCAAAGTCGAAATTGTACCTGAAACGGCAAGTTTTGTtcagttttgaaaaaaaaggttctaaaaaggaaaaaagtttatttttaaggAGATAAATTACTTGTCAATAAAGCGTTTCTGGATTTCTTTCTCAGCAGAAGCAAAAAAATCTTCAATTTCAGAATTAGATGGCATCTTGTTTTGAACAGTTGATTGTGTGTTTGAAGATTGTTGGCCGTCTGATTTCGTGATTTCCCTGTACGTTGACATCGCCAGTTAGGAGAATTTTACAAAGAGAATATAATTTAAGATTTGAgagaattttgaatttaaaggtAAGATAAATAAAAGACGTTTGAAGTTTGAATTAaagtttaagtaagtttaagaTCACTCGttttgaatttcaaatttccgGTACATTGTTTAGAAAACGTATGAGGAGACTTAAAACTCATGAATTAATCtatcataaataaatttaattaaatttgaattattggatttaaatttattaaactcGAATAAATgagaaataagtaaataaaaacaGTTACCTAGCTTCTTCTGTTCTATGGCAGTCTATGTACCTTGACGACGCTTCTTCAGTACTTTGAACCTGTTAATGACGGAAGAATTATTaagattcaaaaaataaatcaaattattaatttgaaaataaaaaatttaaaaaagaaaagaacaaGACGACAAGCATTTATACAGAAATCAAGgatgaattaaataaatactACTTTAATTCAAGAAGTTCAAAAATTCTTCATTCGCACAAATTCAGAGAAATAATGAGTTTCgatgattaaataaaaatttacctCTGGATCTGTAATACTAATTTCCAAACAATCCTTAACAACTTCACTTTCGCTAGATTTTGACAAATTAATGTTAACttcatcttcattaacaccatcAACATTATTGCTTGAGCAACATGGAGG
This region includes:
- the LOC130820366 gene encoding cyclin-dependent kinase inhibitor 7-like, which encodes MGKFLGKCKEIVGEIAFVGVKTRARARAALMAATSTPSPTKKIKKVSKSNILQYQLRNRRRTTSFSSQVVVEEEDEIVNRESSREVIITSTSSDFPPPCCSSNNVDGVNEDEVNINLSKSSESEVVKDCLEISITDPEVQSTEEASSRYIDCHRTEEAREITKSDGQQSSNTQSTVQNKMPSNSEIEDFFASAEKEIQKRFIDKYNFDFENDAPLEGRYEWVPIKP